In a genomic window of Candidatus Zixiibacteriota bacterium:
- a CDS encoding OmpH family outer membrane protein has translation MKGKDSILLAMLFAGAMIGISSTAMAQIGKFGYVDSDKIFSEFKEWSKAQEEFNTEYKAWDDKAKEMQKELEDMIADYDKQKLILSPEKKKERETAIDTKRQALDTFTKEIFGPAGTAERKNSELVKPLLEKINAAIERVATEGNYDFVFNSTGLAYAKKDYDITIKVLGVLEGE, from the coding sequence ATGAAAGGCAAAGATTCAATTCTGTTGGCGATGCTTTTTGCTGGGGCCATGATAGGAATATCCTCCACGGCGATGGCGCAAATCGGTAAATTCGGCTATGTCGATTCCGACAAGATATTCTCCGAGTTTAAAGAGTGGTCCAAAGCTCAGGAGGAATTCAATACCGAATACAAGGCGTGGGATGATAAAGCCAAGGAAATGCAGAAAGAGCTTGAAGATATGATTGCTGATTATGATAAGCAGAAACTCATCCTTTCGCCGGAAAAGAAAAAAGAGCGCGAGACGGCTATCGATACCAAGCGGCAAGCCCTGGATACATTTACCAAGGAAATATTCGGTCCCGCCGGAACGGCTGAAAGAAAGAATAGCGAACTGGTCAAGCCGCTGCTCGAGAAGATCAACGCCGCCATCGAACGGGTGGCCACTGAAGGAAACTACGATTTCGTTTTCAATTCGACCGGGCTGGCCTACGCCAAGAAGGATTATGACATCACGATCAAGGTCTTGGGTGTTCTTGAAGGCGAATGA
- the lpxD gene encoding UDP-3-O-(3-hydroxymyristoyl)glucosamine N-acyltransferase — translation MTLGIRLKTLAEISGGILSGNGEIEIASAAPIETACAGQITFVANKKYQRFLATTAASAVVLADDVTFDRIPVIHHKNPYLAFALILDALYPPEEPILKGIDPSAIIAASAKIGGNYSIGALSFVGEDTLIGENAFIAPQVHIGNRVKIGHDCRLYPGVILLDDTKLGNNVIIHGGTVVGADGFGYARHERGIKKVKQVGWVEIDSEVEIGANCTIDRGALGPTKIGRGCKIDNLVQIAHNVELGENCIIVSQVGISGSTRLGNGVILAGQVGLVGHIELGDGVMVGAQSGVSHSIPAGKSYFGYPAREIMSTKRIEACLSRLPELFRRVRELEEKK, via the coding sequence ATGACCTTGGGCATCAGGCTTAAAACGCTGGCTGAAATATCGGGCGGTATATTATCCGGCAATGGTGAAATTGAAATCGCTTCCGCCGCCCCCATCGAGACCGCCTGTGCCGGCCAGATCACATTTGTAGCCAACAAGAAGTATCAGAGATTCCTCGCGACGACCGCCGCCTCGGCGGTCGTTTTGGCTGATGATGTCACTTTTGACCGCATACCGGTCATTCATCACAAAAACCCCTACTTGGCATTCGCGCTCATACTCGATGCCCTTTATCCCCCGGAAGAGCCAATCCTCAAAGGAATTGACCCGAGCGCAATAATCGCGGCCAGCGCAAAAATCGGCGGCAATTACTCTATCGGTGCTCTGAGCTTTGTAGGCGAAGATACTCTTATCGGCGAAAATGCCTTTATCGCCCCGCAGGTTCATATCGGCAACAGGGTCAAAATCGGCCATGATTGCCGGCTTTATCCCGGGGTGATTCTTCTGGATGACACCAAATTAGGCAATAATGTTATTATCCATGGCGGCACAGTTGTCGGCGCCGACGGATTCGGATACGCACGCCATGAGAGAGGCATCAAGAAAGTCAAGCAGGTCGGCTGGGTGGAAATTGACTCCGAGGTCGAAATCGGGGCCAATTGCACTATCGACCGGGGTGCCCTTGGTCCGACAAAAATCGGACGCGGGTGCAAAATCGACAACCTGGTGCAGATAGCGCACAATGTTGAATTAGGCGAGAATTGCATCATTGTCTCTCAGGTCGGCATCTCCGGCTCGACCAGACTGGGGAACGGTGTTATTCTGGCCGGGCAGGTCGGTCTGGTGGGACATATCGAGTTGGGTGATGGCGTCATGGTCGGCGCTCAATCGGGGGTAAGCCACAGTATTCCCGCCGGGAAATCCTATTTCGGCTATCCTGCCCGCGAAATAATGAGCACGAAACGTATCGAGGCCTGTTTGAGCCGCCTGCCGGAGTTATTCAGACGGGTGCGAGAACTGGAAGAAAAGAAATAG
- a CDS encoding single-stranded DNA-binding protein, translating into MAGINKAILIGNLGKDPELRYTPGGQAVASFSLATSEKWKDKSGVLQDRTEWHNIIVWGRMAEMVKEYLAKGRQVYIEGRIQTRSWEDKEGNKRYTTEIVAQRVQFLGSREAAEVPPRADAQTEAPPVNDLGSEDEDLPF; encoded by the coding sequence ATGGCCGGAATCAATAAGGCTATTCTTATCGGCAATCTGGGCAAGGACCCGGAACTTCGTTATACCCCGGGAGGACAGGCAGTGGCCTCGTTTTCCTTGGCGACATCGGAGAAATGGAAAGACAAAAGCGGAGTCCTTCAGGATCGAACCGAGTGGCATAATATCATCGTCTGGGGTCGGATGGCCGAGATGGTTAAAGAATATCTTGCCAAAGGAAGACAGGTCTATATAGAGGGCAGGATTCAAACGCGGTCGTGGGAGGATAAGGAAGGAAACAAGCGGTATACCACCGAAATTGTGGCCCAGAGAGTTCAGTTTCTGGGCAGCCGCGAGGCAGCCGAAGTGCCGCCGAGAGCTGATGCGCAGACCGAAGCCCCACCGGTAAATGATTTAGGCTCGGAAGACGAAGACCTGCCGTTCTAG